The genomic region CGGCTTTGTGAAGAGGATCCCCCGCAGGCGCGCCATTGATCTCGGAACCGGCTCCGGAGTGCACGCTATTCTGGCAAGCGACCATTCTGCGACAGTAGTGGGCGCAGACGTCAGTCCACGCGCCATCGCATTCTCCAACTTCAATGCAGCGCTAAACGAAAAGAGCAACATCGATTTTGTTACAAGCGATCTCTTCGATTCGATCGACGGGACATGTGATCTGCTGGTATGTAATCCTCCTTACGCACCGGACACTGCCGCCAAGGCAAGCGATAATTTTTGGAGCGGTGGAATAGAAGGCACTGAGCTTCTGCGGAGGGTCGTCGAGGCTCTTCCCACGAGGTTGGATGCGGACGGAACAGCCTACATCAATGCTCTGTTTCCGAATCCTCCGGGAACGAAAATCAGGGATCATTTCGATGCTTGGCTTGAAGGCAATCTCACGGAGTGGGACGTGCTGGATCACACCTGGCCGGTGCCGGGATATCAAGATTTGTTCTCCGAGCAACCATTCCAAGGTGATATGAGCGCGTGGCGCTTTGGCGTGGTGAGTATGCGTCGATCTCGGACTGGCCGGGGTTGGTGGAACGAAGTCGCGGGCAGTGGCCTGTTCTTCCGAGAGGACGGAAGCTGCAGCGTAATCGCTGATCACGATGCCTACGGGTCACCTGCTGGACCACCGCCGAACAACTCGTAGGACACGGTGGAGCACAGCATCATTCCCGGCAGACGTCCGTCATGGCCTCCCCGTCCCGCAGACGGGAGACAAAGCGAAGGCGCTCTTCCATCACCGAACCCGCTTTCCAAGGCATCCACACCTCCCGCACAACAAAAGCGGAACGTGTAACCCATGTGTGCGGTACGGGACGTCACCTATGTCTCGGGCTGCTCAAACCATTTGAGCCAAGTGGTCAGCCTGCAAAACATTCGCGAAATTTCCCTGCGGCAGTGACATCGCTCTCGTGGTGTTTGGAAGCCGGCCCGGGCCCTGGCGCCGGCTCTTCTTAATTTTATGTGAACCAAGCCACAGTTGTTCGGCGTGATCTTTAGTAGGTTTTCGGCGCTGGGGATTTCAGGGCCCAGAGGCTGGAAGAACAGGGCGCCGCCGGGACAACTCATTTCGGGCCCGGCGGCGTAATTTTTCGGGACGGTCAGAACTGCAATCCCAATGCTCGGACCAGACGCATTCGGACGCCAACGGCTCGTTGCTCTCCCTGCCGCAGTCATAACGTTCGGCGTC from Bradyrhizobium elkanii USDA 76 harbors:
- a CDS encoding methyltransferase, with the protein product METATLLSVLRDRNVRVWVEGDRLKCSAPAGALDAELRATLADRKQELLAWFRQAETLKSGPADSLPIEREDGTRALLPTVSREVPLPMIPAQRERMSRFVRELRSCGYDLASCAERLEVLPRLGVNFWQRMRMSWTPRKNDPIDNLITLFIDGQQVSADVITKQISSFFVDAALEMRLAEKNGDLLQSNFCLFPCYGKYLVTDQAEKNTAINQVMWLWGESFMLGGFVKRIPRRRAIDLGTGSGVHAILASDHSATVVGADVSPRAIAFSNFNAALNEKSNIDFVTSDLFDSIDGTCDLLVCNPPYAPDTAAKASDNFWSGGIEGTELLRRVVEALPTRLDADGTAYINALFPNPPGTKIRDHFDAWLEGNLTEWDVLDHTWPVPGYQDLFSEQPFQGDMSAWRFGVVSMRRSRTGRGWWNEVAGSGLFFREDGSCSVIADHDAYGSPAGPPPNNS